A stretch of Ipomoea triloba cultivar NCNSP0323 chromosome 13, ASM357664v1 DNA encodes these proteins:
- the LOC116002357 gene encoding uncharacterized protein LOC116002357 has translation MARSEIQKNPRTEIRMRLIGKRSKDARTYNLPTVSEVAALIVGDLDPDMVDGYTMVEAGRLLFIRNNQKALRCEVYKGLSDAFFRGDIDPSTQGYPSLFITFTCNPKWPEIQRYVQLRGLRAEDRPDIVARIFKMKLDSLIKEFKAGQLFGPVKALIYTIEFQKRGLPHAHILLFLGLNTSIPCQNTVDSIISAEIPSKELDPEYHQAVEEFMLHSPCGVARKASPCMVNGRCSKHFPKKFVENSNFDADDYPIYRRRDDGKTITKNGIHLDNRYGVPHNRYLLLRYKAHMNVEWCNQSRSIKYLFKYVNKGNDRVTAEFYKTTSNADGVQLVDEINMYYDCRYVSASEATWRLLSFEIQCRNPPVERLSFHLPDSQTVFFQDDEDVETVLNKETLGQSMFTQWFEANKTFQEAKLLTYIEMPNKFVWKKNIRQWHPRKRGFSIGRIFYVPPGTGELYYLRCLLNIVRGPTSCSNIRSYNGIQYNTFKEACYARGLLQDDTEYVDAILEASHFATPHSLRKLFVTLLLSNTMARPEIVWEKVWTHLADDAQHTRRRLLNLQEKMNFALMELSKLLLVYNKHLTDFPNMPVINEASHVHVENRLLWEELAYDRARENEESQRLKERLTEEQKAIYDAVIHDMDSNNGGLFFVYGYGGTGKTFLWRALSSYIRAKGEIVINVASSGIASLLLPGGRTAHSRFSIPISVNEDSTCNINQDSQLAELIVHAKLIIWDEAPMMHKHCFEALDKTMRDLLRFVNNESQNKTFGGKTVVLGGDFRQILRKTVVLGGDFRQILPVVPKVGGDFRQILPVVPKGSRQDRQILPVVPKGSRQDIVSATINSSYLWRHCRVMRLTKNLRLTTMEPRLITKNLRLTTMEPRLNQENLRLTTMEPRLNQDKVEEFANWLISIGDGNIGVDVDGYADFDIPTQLLLKSNGDPISSIVKSTFPNFTGASSDGSCFKNSAILAPTLEVVNEVNQYMSNLTKGEGKTYLSSDTTCKGDGSSSVLADVHTPEFLNTIRATGLTNHSLTLKVGSPVILMRNIDHSLGLRNGTRLVVTRLGNHVVEGSILAGPNAGTKVLIARMTITQSDPRLPFKFNIR, from the exons ATGGCTAGAAGTGAGATTCAAAAAAATCCTAGAACTGAAATAAGGATGAGACTAATAGGAAAGAGGTCCAAAGATGCAAGGACATATAATCTACCTACAGTCTCCGAGGTTGCTGCATTGATAGTTGGCGATTTAGACCCGGACATGG TTGATGGGTACACAATGGTGGAAGCAGGTCGTCTACTATTCATCCGTAACAATCAAAAGGCATTGCGTTGTGAAGTGTACAAAGGTTTGTCTGATGCATTTTTTAGAGGAGATATAGACCCTTCAACGCAAG GGTATCCAAGCTTATTCATTACATTCACATGTAACCCAAAGTGGCCGGAAATCCAACGATATGTTCAACTAAGAGGTTTGAGAGCCGAGGACAGACCAGATATTGTTGCACGAATTTTCAAAATGAAGCTTGATTCATTGATTAAAGAATTCAAGGCAGGGCAATTATTTGGTCCGGTAAAAGCAT TGATCTACACAATTGAATTTCAGAAACGAGGATTACCTCATGCTCATATACTtctttttcttggtttgaacacAAGTATTCCATGTCAAAATACAGTTGACTCAATAATCTCTGCTGAAATCCCGAGCAAAGAATTAGATCCTGAGTACCATCAAGCAGTCGAGGAGTTTATGTTACATAGTCCTTGTGGTGTTGCTAGAAAGGCATCTCCATGCATGGTAAATGGACGGTGTTCTaaacattttcccaaaaaatttGTGGAGAACTCAAATTTTGATGCAGATGATTACCCAATATATAGAAGACGGGATGATGGGAAAACAATTACCAAGAATGGTATTCATTTGGATAACAGATATGGGGTACCCCATAACAGATACTTGCTTTTGAGATACAAGGCACATATGAATGTGGAGTGGTGCAACCAATCTAGATCTATCAAATACttattcaaatatgtgaacaaggGAAATGATCGCGTCACTGCTGAATTTTATAAAACAACATCAAATGCAGATGGTGTACAATTAGTGGATGAGATCAACATGTACTATGATTGTAGATACGTTTCTGCATCTGAGGCTACTTGGCGTCTACTAAGTTTTGAGATTCAATGTAGAAATCCGCCAGTTGAGAGGCTTAGTTTCCATTTACCAGATAGCCAAACGGTCTTCTTTCAGGATGATGAAGATGTTGAGACAGTATTGAACAAAGAAACTTTGGGGCAAAGCATGTTCACACAATGGTTTGAGGCAAACAAAACTTTCCAAGAAGCTAAATTGCTAACCTATATTGAGATGCCCAATAAATTTGTGTGGAAGAAGAATATTCGTCAATGGCATCCACGTAAAAGAGGTTTTTCTATTGGCCGTATCTTTTATGTTCCACCGGGTACTGGGGAATTATATTATCTCCGATGTTTGTTGAACATAGTCAGGGGTCCAACAAGCTGTTCTAACATAAGGTCATATAATGGAAtacaatacaatacttttaaggaGGCATGTTATGCGCGGGGGTTATTACAAGATGATACTGAATATGTTGATGCAATATTGGAAGCTAGCCATTTTGCAACTCCCCACTCACTAAGAAAGTTGTTTGTTACTCTATTATTGTCAAATACAATGGCACGTCCTGAAATTGTCTGGGAAAAGGTCTGGACACATCTGGCTGATGATGCTCAACATACCCGTAGGAGATTATTAAACTTGCAAG AGAAAATGAATTTTGCGCTAATGGAATTGTCAAAGCTTTTATTAGTCTATAACAAGCATTTGACAGATTTTCCAAACATGCCGGTAATTAATGAAGCAAGCCATGTTCATGTGGAAAACCGGTTGTTGTGGGAAGAGTTAGCATATGACCGTGCTAGGGAAAATGAGGAGAGTCAACGGCTTAAGGAGAGACTTACAGAAGAACAAAAAGCAATATATGATGCTGTTATCCACGATATGGATTCCAACAATGGTGGACTGTTTTTTGTTTATGGGTATGGTGGTACAGGAAAGACATTTTTGTGGCGTGCGCTCTCTTCTTATATTAGAGCAAAAGGTGAAATTGTTATCAATGTGGCATCGAGTGGGATAGCATCTTTACTTCTTCCGGGTGGGAGGACTGCACATTCAAGGTTTTCAATACCAATCTCTGTCAATGAAGATTCTACGTGCAATATAAATCAAGACAGTCAATTAGCTGAACTCATTGTTCATGCAAAACTaataatttgggatgaagcaccgatgatgcacaaacattgttttgaggCGTTGGATAAAACAATGAGAGATTTGTTAAGGTTTGTTAACAATGAAAGTCAAAACAAGACTTTTGGCGGGAAGACAGTGGTTTTAGGTGGGGACTTTAGGCAAATATTACGGAAGACAGTGGTTTTAGGTGGGGACTTTAGGCAAATATTACCAGTGGTGCCAAAGGTAGGTGGGGACTTTAGGCAAATATTACCAGTGGTGCCAAAGGGTTCAAGACAGGACAGGCAAATATTACCAGTGGTGCCAAAGGGTTCAAGACAGGACATTGTTTCTGCAACAATTAATTCTTCATATCTTTGGAGACATTGTAGAGTTATGCGCCTAACAAAAAATTTGAGATTAACTACAATGGAACCTCGATTGATAACAAAAAATTTGAGATTAACTACAATGGAACCTCGATTGAATCAAGAAAATTTGAGATTAACTACAATGGAACCTCGATTGAATCAAGACAAAGTTGAAGAATTTGCGAATTGGCTAATTTCAATAGGTGATGGTAATATTGGCGTAGATGTTGATGGTTACGCTGATTTTGATATCCCCACTCAATTGTTATTAAAGTCAAATGGTGATCCTATTTCCTCTATTGTGAAAAGTACCTTCCCCAACTTTACTGGTGCAAGCAGTGATGGAAGTTGTTTTAAGAACAGTGCAATACTAGCACCAACGTTAGAGGTGGTCAATGAGGTCAACCAGTATATGTCTAACTTAACTAAGGGGGAAGGAAAGACATATTTGAGTTCCGACACAACGTGTAAAGGCGATGGTTCCAGTTCAGTTCTTGCTGATGTGCATACACCAGAATTCCTAAATACCATAAGAGCTACCGGCCTTACAAATCATTCTCTGACTTTGAAAGTGGGGTCTCCTGTAATATTAATGAGGAACATTGATCATAGTCTTGGTTTACGCAATGGAACTAGGTTGGTGGTAACAAGATTAGGTAATCATGTTGTTGAAGGAAGCATATTAGCAGGTCCTAATGCTGGGACTAAGGTATTAATTGCTAGAATGACTATCACCCAATCGGACCCGAGATTACCTTTCAAGTTCAACATAAGATAA